Proteins encoded together in one Alteribacter keqinensis window:
- the rpoZ gene encoding DNA-directed RNA polymerase subunit omega, which produces MLNPSIDNLMKKIDSKYTLVTVSAKRARELRDNTGQKLKLAKTRSVNLVGKALEEIEADKVHFEREELKPGEE; this is translated from the coding sequence ATGCTAAATCCATCAATTGACAACCTGATGAAAAAAATTGACTCAAAATACACACTTGTGACAGTTTCAGCTAAGCGTGCGAGAGAACTTCGTGACAATACGGGCCAGAAATTAAAACTGGCCAAAACCCGTTCTGTAAACCTGGTTGGCAAGGCACTTGAAGAGATTGAAGCTGACAAAGTGCACTTTGAGCGTGAAGAGCTTAAACCGGGAGAAGAATAA
- the priA gene encoding primosomal protein N', which produces MIASVIVDVASKQTNKAFDYLVPAPFIPTVKPGMRVIVPFGPRKVQGFVLAVKGDTDVDTSKLKAVEDLVDVKPALTGELLQLAEWLTNKALCLQVIALKSMLPAAMRASYNKRISLAEGVNEQDLSEELKTFFHKNGSVMWDEVKKKSETLLGAVQKEIKSGRLFVEPVVKSNETKKKTNVVQRVLSTAEANEHAEALEKKAPKQSEVLRFMEEEPIAVARLLEKTNVSSGTVKSLVSKGFLTQFEVEEYRDPYEGRDFGVSKALPLMDQQKTALEAITSTVKEDRHETFLVHGITGSGKTEVYLQAIDYALKKGREAIVLVPEISLTPQMVHRFKERFGSEVAVLHSALSKGEKYDEWRKIRDKEVTVAVGARSAIFAPFENLGMIIIDEEHESSYKQEEAPRYHARDVAIERGKTYGCPVILGSATPSMESFARAKKGVYNLITMDRRVNDVKLPHVDIVDMRDELKSGNRSMFSVKLLDAMKDRLEKQEQIVLFLNRRGYSTFVLCRDCGYVAECPHCDISLTYHRSNQTCQCHYCGYQVTKPNRCPECESDHIRFFGSGTQKVEEELKKVLPEAKVIRMDVDTTRRKGSHEKLLTAFEKGGGDILLGTQMIAKGLDFPNITLVGVLTADTMLHIPDFRASEKTFQLLTQVSGRAGRHKKPGEVVVQSYTPEHFSIQLVKEHDYLSFFNREMYFRKQGEYPPYFFVTLINVSATELTKVVSVTGKIADYLRSSLSETTIIHGPATSAIPRIKDRYRYQCMIKYKNEPRIIHVLQEILKTYQAEMSRTDLAINIDTNPYMLM; this is translated from the coding sequence ATGATCGCAAGTGTCATTGTGGATGTGGCAAGCAAACAGACGAACAAGGCCTTCGACTATCTTGTCCCGGCCCCGTTTATTCCAACCGTAAAGCCGGGCATGCGTGTAATTGTTCCTTTTGGACCGAGAAAAGTACAGGGGTTTGTACTGGCTGTAAAAGGAGACACCGACGTTGACACGTCGAAGCTGAAAGCAGTGGAGGATCTGGTAGATGTAAAGCCAGCCCTTACGGGGGAGCTCCTTCAGCTTGCTGAATGGCTGACAAATAAAGCGTTATGTCTGCAGGTGATTGCACTGAAGTCTATGCTTCCTGCCGCAATGCGTGCTTCCTATAATAAAAGAATCAGCCTTGCAGAGGGAGTAAATGAACAGGATCTGTCTGAAGAGCTTAAGACCTTTTTCCATAAAAACGGGTCTGTCATGTGGGATGAAGTGAAAAAGAAGTCCGAAACTCTTCTTGGGGCTGTCCAAAAAGAAATCAAATCCGGCCGCCTCTTTGTCGAACCTGTGGTTAAATCCAATGAAACGAAAAAGAAAACCAATGTTGTTCAGCGGGTTCTTTCCACCGCCGAGGCAAATGAGCATGCAGAAGCCCTTGAGAAAAAGGCACCAAAGCAAAGTGAAGTGCTCAGGTTTATGGAAGAAGAACCGATTGCCGTAGCGCGGCTTCTTGAAAAAACCAATGTATCATCCGGAACGGTGAAATCCCTTGTATCAAAAGGATTCCTCACGCAATTCGAGGTAGAGGAGTACCGTGATCCATACGAAGGGCGGGACTTCGGTGTCTCAAAAGCCCTTCCTCTGATGGACCAGCAAAAGACAGCCCTTGAAGCCATCACATCGACCGTTAAAGAGGACAGACACGAAACATTTCTAGTTCACGGCATTACGGGAAGCGGAAAAACAGAAGTGTATCTCCAGGCTATTGATTATGCCTTGAAAAAAGGAAGAGAAGCCATCGTATTGGTTCCGGAGATCAGTCTGACCCCTCAGATGGTTCACCGGTTTAAAGAGCGTTTCGGTTCTGAAGTTGCTGTGTTACACAGTGCCTTATCCAAAGGGGAGAAGTACGATGAATGGCGGAAAATCCGTGACAAGGAAGTGACCGTTGCTGTCGGTGCCCGCTCAGCTATTTTTGCCCCCTTTGAAAACCTGGGAATGATCATCATCGATGAGGAACACGAATCCAGTTACAAACAGGAAGAAGCACCGCGATATCATGCGAGAGACGTAGCGATTGAACGTGGCAAAACATACGGCTGTCCTGTGATACTCGGAAGCGCGACACCGAGTATGGAAAGCTTCGCACGGGCAAAAAAAGGGGTCTATAACCTCATTACGATGGACCGCCGTGTAAACGATGTGAAGCTGCCTCATGTAGACATCGTGGACATGCGTGATGAACTCAAAAGCGGAAACCGGAGTATGTTCTCCGTTAAGCTTCTCGATGCCATGAAAGACCGCCTGGAGAAGCAGGAGCAGATCGTCTTGTTTTTAAACCGCCGAGGGTATTCAACTTTCGTGTTGTGTCGAGACTGTGGATACGTAGCTGAATGCCCCCACTGTGACATTTCCCTGACTTATCACCGGTCGAACCAGACGTGCCAGTGCCATTACTGCGGCTACCAGGTAACGAAACCAAACCGCTGTCCTGAATGTGAAAGTGATCATATCCGGTTTTTCGGTTCAGGAACACAGAAGGTGGAAGAGGAGCTTAAAAAAGTACTTCCGGAAGCAAAGGTTATCCGGATGGATGTAGATACAACAAGGCGAAAAGGCTCCCACGAAAAGCTTCTCACCGCATTTGAAAAAGGGGGAGGAGACATTCTTCTCGGTACACAGATGATTGCCAAAGGACTCGACTTTCCCAACATTACACTTGTGGGTGTCCTCACAGCAGATACGATGCTTCATATTCCTGATTTCAGGGCATCGGAAAAAACATTTCAGCTTTTAACTCAGGTAAGCGGCCGGGCAGGGCGTCATAAAAAGCCCGGGGAAGTGGTTGTCCAGAGTTATACACCGGAGCATTTCAGTATTCAGCTTGTAAAAGAGCACGATTACCTGTCCTTTTTCAATCGGGAAATGTATTTCCGGAAGCAAGGTGAATATCCGCCATACTTTTTTGTGACCCTGATTAATGTAAGTGCGACAGAGCTGACCAAAGTTGTTTCTGTAACTGGAAAAATAGCAGACTACCTTCGTTCAAGCCTGTCGGAAACAACGATTATTCACGGGCCGGCAACCTCCGCGATCCCGCGAATCAAAGATAGATATCGCTATCAATGCATGATAAAATACAAAAATGAACCGAGGATTATCCATGTTTTGCAGGAAATTCTCAAAACATACCAGGCTGAAATGAGCAGAACCGACCTCGCAATTAATATTGATACAAATCCATATATGCTTATGTAA
- a CDS encoding Stp1/IreP family PP2C-type Ser/Thr phosphatase, which yields MEAVFKTDVGRVRAHNEDDGAFAVNEKGQMLVLVADGMGGHQAGDVASQMTKELLLKKWLDAAAFEKPVDAEAWLGESIRGINKELYDHSQNHSDCQGMGTTIVAAVCTEEFVTVGHVGDSRIYLKNGDLFRQLTDDHSLVGELVKSGQISEEEAMFHPRRNVVLRALGTETEVKIDLETVEWDNGSSLLLCTDGLTDKVQSNEIEHHMNAGLSLHETADELIRLANERGGEDNVTIAIVQLVPPAEGGAPS from the coding sequence ATGGAAGCTGTCTTTAAGACAGATGTAGGCCGGGTAAGGGCCCACAATGAAGACGATGGGGCCTTTGCTGTAAATGAAAAGGGGCAGATGCTTGTATTGGTTGCTGATGGGATGGGCGGACACCAGGCAGGTGATGTAGCCAGTCAGATGACGAAAGAGCTGCTCTTAAAAAAGTGGCTCGATGCAGCGGCATTTGAAAAGCCGGTTGATGCAGAAGCGTGGCTCGGCGAGAGTATCAGAGGGATAAACAAAGAGCTCTACGACCATTCGCAGAATCATTCAGACTGCCAGGGAATGGGCACGACCATTGTTGCCGCGGTCTGCACGGAGGAATTTGTCACAGTCGGCCATGTGGGGGATTCGAGGATTTATCTTAAAAACGGGGATTTATTCCGTCAGCTTACAGACGATCATTCACTCGTCGGTGAGCTTGTAAAATCCGGTCAGATTTCAGAAGAAGAAGCGATGTTCCATCCGAGAAGGAATGTTGTTCTTCGCGCTCTGGGAACAGAGACTGAAGTAAAGATCGATCTTGAAACGGTGGAATGGGACAACGGCAGTTCACTGCTTTTGTGTACTGACGGCTTAACTGATAAAGTTCAGAGCAATGAAATTGAACATCATATGAATGCAGGTTTATCCCTGCACGAAACTGCAGACGAATTAATCCGACTAGCCAACGAACGGGGCGGAGAGGATAATGTGACAATTGCGATTGTTCAGCTTGTTCCCCCTGCAGAGGGCGGGGCCCCATCATGA
- the pknB gene encoding Stk1 family PASTA domain-containing Ser/Thr kinase — MIGKRLNDRYKILKLIGGGGMADVYLAHDIILDRDVAVKVLKDQFSQDHDFIRRFRREAESASSLAHPNVVNIYDVGEEDRLYYIVMEYVEGPTLKQYIQEQDGLKVDIAVSIMASLSSAIAHAHENRIIHRDIKPHNILIGPDGTPKITDFGIARAISEATITHTNSILGSVHYLSPEQARGGHVTYKSDIYSLGIVLYEMLAGEVPFNGDTAVSIAIKHLQAPLPSIRENKPHIPQSVENAIIKATAKDPFYRYATALDMSEDLSTVLSPSRVNESKYLVDQLSDGHTQAVPVVSEEKEEPEEETMIAGTPLVNAKASNDAAPPKKAGWKKWLTASIIVLALLFGSIYFAFTWLPQWLHVDEVLIPDNLVGMEYEEASQELTDLALRVEIEEFNDEEAPEGTVISHTPREGTTVKVDTLVTLRVSLGAEQVPMEDVTGMSLQEAENALAEFDSIEVQTRVDDSVDDETVLEQSPDPLDPVIPGETTVRLIVSEQPAMTMRNLRGLTRQDVLGYIAEESLLRGDFEEEYSDNVQEGTVISQEPDWGTEVDEITTVRVVFSLGPEPEPETEPEAASETELDSAEEEEDSLPAVANVPFTVNVPEDNNGQVHHIRIAVADSTTDDPVVVVDKEISDSEVFEIAMTLEDEDDIGYIYLYQDDEENAESPFEFTYDYVKSKEENNG; from the coding sequence ATGATTGGAAAGCGTCTGAATGATCGTTACAAAATCCTGAAACTCATCGGTGGCGGCGGGATGGCTGACGTATACCTGGCCCACGATATTATTCTGGACCGTGATGTGGCTGTTAAAGTCCTCAAAGACCAGTTTTCACAGGACCATGACTTTATCCGCCGTTTCAGAAGAGAGGCAGAATCCGCCTCAAGCCTTGCCCACCCGAATGTTGTTAATATATATGACGTGGGTGAAGAGGATAGGCTCTACTATATTGTAATGGAGTATGTAGAAGGACCGACACTTAAACAATATATACAGGAGCAGGATGGGTTGAAGGTTGATATAGCGGTTTCCATCATGGCAAGCTTGTCATCGGCTATTGCCCACGCCCATGAAAATAGAATCATACACAGGGATATCAAACCTCATAATATTCTTATCGGTCCAGACGGGACACCTAAAATTACGGATTTTGGCATTGCAAGAGCGATAAGTGAAGCCACGATTACGCACACGAACTCCATATTGGGTTCGGTGCACTACCTGTCACCTGAACAGGCACGCGGCGGACATGTAACGTATAAATCCGATATTTATTCTCTTGGGATCGTGCTGTATGAAATGCTGGCAGGGGAAGTGCCGTTTAATGGTGATACTGCAGTATCAATTGCAATTAAGCACCTGCAGGCTCCCCTTCCATCGATCAGGGAAAACAAGCCCCACATTCCACAGAGTGTGGAAAATGCGATTATTAAGGCTACAGCAAAAGATCCTTTTTACCGTTATGCTACAGCACTGGACATGTCAGAAGATCTGAGTACGGTTTTGAGCCCGTCTAGAGTGAATGAGAGTAAATATCTGGTCGACCAGCTGAGTGACGGACATACGCAAGCAGTACCTGTTGTCTCTGAGGAAAAAGAAGAACCAGAAGAAGAAACGATGATTGCGGGGACGCCTCTTGTGAATGCCAAAGCATCGAATGATGCTGCCCCGCCTAAAAAGGCTGGATGGAAAAAGTGGCTGACAGCCTCAATTATTGTTCTGGCTCTCCTGTTCGGCTCCATTTATTTTGCTTTTACTTGGCTGCCTCAGTGGCTTCATGTTGATGAAGTCCTCATTCCGGATAACCTGGTCGGAATGGAATATGAGGAAGCTTCCCAGGAACTGACTGACCTTGCTCTTCGCGTCGAAATAGAAGAATTCAACGATGAAGAAGCACCTGAAGGAACGGTGATCAGTCATACTCCCCGTGAAGGGACAACGGTTAAAGTAGATACACTGGTGACATTAAGGGTGAGCCTGGGTGCAGAACAGGTCCCTATGGAAGATGTTACCGGAATGAGTCTGCAAGAAGCAGAAAATGCTCTTGCGGAATTTGATAGTATAGAAGTACAAACCCGGGTGGATGACAGCGTGGATGACGAAACCGTGCTTGAACAATCGCCAGATCCCCTCGATCCTGTAATCCCGGGGGAAACGACAGTGCGTCTGATTGTCAGTGAGCAGCCGGCAATGACGATGCGGAATCTGAGAGGCCTGACAAGGCAGGACGTGCTGGGCTATATTGCTGAAGAAAGTCTTCTGAGAGGAGACTTTGAAGAAGAATACAGCGATAATGTCCAAGAAGGAACGGTTATTTCACAGGAGCCGGACTGGGGAACGGAAGTGGATGAGATTACAACTGTTAGAGTTGTGTTTTCATTAGGGCCTGAGCCGGAGCCTGAAACGGAACCGGAAGCCGCTTCCGAGACCGAACTTGATTCTGCTGAAGAGGAAGAAGATTCCCTGCCTGCCGTTGCAAATGTGCCGTTTACGGTGAACGTACCTGAGGATAACAATGGTCAGGTTCACCATATCCGTATTGCAGTTGCCGACTCAACGACAGATGATCCTGTCGTTGTGGTGGATAAAGAAATTTCTGATTCTGAAGTGTTTGAAATTGCCATGACCCTTGAGGACGAAGACGATATCGGTTACATTTACCTTTATCAGGACGATGAAGAAAACGCAGAAAGTCCTTTCGAATTTACGTATGACTATGTAAAAAGTAAAGAAGAAAATAACGGATAA
- the coaBC gene encoding bifunctional phosphopantothenoylcysteine decarboxylase/phosphopantothenate--cysteine ligase CoaBC codes for MNEKKKVLLCVTGGIAVFKAAALTSKLSQHGFDVKVLMTKSAAEFVTPLTFQALSRNPVYMDTFNEKDPSKIAHIDIADWADVVVIAPATANVIGKVANGIADDMVTTTLLAVTAPVMVAPAMNVHMYAHPAVTKNMDTLRSFGYIFIEPGEGFLACGYEGKGRMEEPEVIVKEIDAFFTQKAYPDWKGKNVLVTAGPTQETIDPVRFFSNRSSGKMGYAIAEEAARRGAVVTLVSGPSSLLSPAGVETVRVTTAAEMYDAVLSRYPDADLVVKSAAVADYRPKETFDQKVKKSNDAMSIEMERTKDILNELGERKEHQVLVGFAAESEQVVHYAEKKLEKKNLDMVCANSIVEPGSGFQSDTNKITLIRLKEEPETLPLLKKNEVAERILDAAGKLMKMRDRT; via the coding sequence GTGAATGAGAAAAAGAAAGTACTATTATGTGTGACCGGCGGTATTGCTGTATTTAAGGCTGCTGCTCTGACGAGTAAACTATCCCAGCACGGATTTGATGTAAAAGTACTCATGACAAAATCAGCTGCTGAATTTGTAACACCACTGACTTTCCAGGCCCTTTCAAGAAACCCGGTTTACATGGACACCTTCAACGAGAAAGACCCGTCAAAAATTGCCCACATCGACATCGCTGACTGGGCTGATGTAGTAGTCATTGCACCGGCTACAGCAAACGTCATCGGGAAAGTGGCGAACGGGATTGCCGATGATATGGTTACGACAACACTGCTCGCTGTAACAGCACCTGTTATGGTGGCACCTGCTATGAATGTACATATGTATGCCCATCCCGCCGTTACTAAAAACATGGACACCCTGCGCTCATTTGGCTATATATTCATTGAGCCTGGTGAAGGGTTCCTGGCATGCGGGTATGAAGGCAAAGGCCGGATGGAAGAGCCGGAAGTCATCGTAAAGGAAATTGACGCCTTTTTTACCCAGAAGGCGTACCCTGACTGGAAAGGAAAGAATGTTCTTGTTACAGCCGGACCCACTCAGGAAACGATCGATCCGGTCCGTTTTTTCTCCAACCGCTCATCAGGAAAAATGGGCTATGCCATAGCTGAAGAAGCAGCCAGAAGGGGTGCTGTGGTTACGCTTGTGAGCGGGCCATCGTCCCTTTTGTCTCCTGCAGGCGTGGAAACAGTAAGGGTAACGACAGCAGCGGAAATGTATGATGCTGTTCTGTCCCGCTACCCGGACGCTGACCTCGTTGTGAAATCAGCTGCAGTAGCTGATTACCGCCCGAAAGAAACGTTTGATCAAAAGGTGAAGAAATCAAACGATGCCATGTCAATAGAAATGGAACGTACGAAGGATATATTGAACGAATTGGGTGAACGAAAGGAACACCAGGTCCTTGTGGGTTTCGCGGCAGAAAGCGAGCAAGTGGTTCACTATGCAGAAAAAAAGCTTGAAAAGAAAAACCTGGACATGGTTTGTGCCAACTCGATCGTTGAACCGGGATCCGGTTTTCAAAGCGACACGAACAAAATTACCCTCATCCGCCTTAAAGAAGAGCCTGAAACACTTCCGCTACTTAAGAAAAATGAAGTGGCTGAGCGGATCCTGGATGCGGCCGGGAAGCTGATGAAAATGAGAGATCGTACATGA
- the gmk gene encoding guanylate kinase produces the protein MKKDRGLLIVLSGPSGVGKGTVCAALRNHDTDIQYSVSATTRNPREGEVDGVNYFFKPKEEFEAMIKNNRLLEWAKYVDNYYGTPRDYVEETLAQGKDVILEIEVQGALQVRESFSEGVFIFLMPPSLKELRSRLQGRGTETKDLIDSRMTVAKEEIEMMNKYDYVVENDEVELAVERIKSIVTAEHCKKERLIEKYKELAEVE, from the coding sequence ATGAAAAAAGACAGAGGATTGCTGATTGTTCTTTCCGGTCCCTCAGGTGTAGGGAAAGGAACGGTATGTGCCGCTCTTAGAAACCATGACACCGATATTCAATATTCCGTTTCCGCAACAACGAGAAACCCCCGCGAGGGCGAAGTTGACGGTGTTAACTACTTCTTTAAACCTAAAGAAGAATTTGAGGCGATGATTAAAAACAATCGGCTTCTTGAGTGGGCAAAGTATGTGGATAATTACTACGGAACCCCTCGTGATTATGTGGAGGAAACGCTGGCACAGGGTAAGGACGTCATCCTGGAGATTGAGGTTCAGGGTGCCCTGCAGGTGCGGGAGTCATTCTCAGAAGGCGTATTTATCTTCCTCATGCCACCAAGTCTGAAGGAACTGAGAAGCCGTCTCCAGGGACGCGGTACAGAAACGAAAGATCTCATCGACAGCCGGATGACGGTAGCTAAAGAAGAGATCGAAATGATGAACAAGTATGATTACGTTGTGGAAAACGACGAAGTGGAACTGGCAGTGGAAAGAATTAAGTCCATCGTTACAGCTGAACATTGCAAAAAAGAACGGCTGATTGAAAAATACAAAGAACTAGCGGAGGTTGAATAA
- the rsmB gene encoding 16S rRNA (cytosine(967)-C(5))-methyltransferase RsmB, giving the protein MSKGNVREAALDVLLKVEKNQAYSHLLLNDTINKNQLSPKDTGLFTELVYGTIQHKKKLDFYISPFVKKPLSKLDDWVRILLELTVYQTVFLDRIPERAAFFEAVQIAKKRGHKGISGMVNGVLRSMQREGIPDPKEIKDPIVRLSVETSHPEWLVERWTDQYGFEKTKDICEANLIHPKQTARVNGTKATVEEVFKMLEEDGVEAEKSTVVPEAFTAVKGVLSKTRAFKEGYIAIQDESSMLVAHALGAVEGERVLDACAAPGGKSTHIAETMNGKGEVESLDIHKHKVSLIEEQAGRLDLNNIKARVMDAREAKDHFEHESFDRILVDAPCSGLGVIKRKPDLKWTKTQEDVKRLASIQADILRNVWPLLKQGGTLVYSTCTIDREENDNVIEDFLKGESYANGDHNLYSRLPENVQKQMTEKDKVQIFPGDFDTDGFFISAITKG; this is encoded by the coding sequence ATGAGTAAAGGAAATGTAAGGGAAGCAGCTCTCGACGTGCTTTTAAAGGTGGAAAAGAACCAGGCATACAGCCACCTCCTGCTAAATGACACAATTAATAAAAACCAGCTCAGTCCTAAGGATACAGGGCTTTTTACGGAGCTCGTTTATGGAACGATACAGCATAAAAAGAAGCTTGATTTCTATATAAGTCCGTTTGTGAAAAAACCGCTCTCAAAGCTTGATGACTGGGTGAGAATCCTCCTTGAGCTTACCGTCTACCAGACTGTCTTTCTAGACCGTATTCCAGAGCGTGCGGCTTTTTTTGAAGCTGTACAGATTGCAAAAAAGCGCGGTCATAAAGGCATCTCCGGTATGGTAAACGGGGTGCTCAGATCGATGCAGCGGGAAGGGATTCCTGATCCTAAAGAAATCAAGGACCCGATTGTTCGCCTGTCTGTAGAGACGAGCCACCCAGAATGGCTTGTCGAGCGCTGGACAGATCAGTATGGATTTGAAAAGACGAAGGATATTTGTGAGGCAAACCTCATACATCCGAAACAGACGGCGAGAGTCAACGGTACGAAAGCAACGGTTGAAGAGGTATTTAAAATGCTGGAAGAAGACGGTGTTGAGGCGGAAAAAAGCACTGTCGTCCCGGAAGCATTTACAGCTGTTAAAGGGGTTTTATCAAAAACCCGTGCTTTCAAAGAAGGTTATATTGCGATACAGGATGAAAGTTCCATGCTTGTGGCTCATGCGCTGGGAGCTGTGGAAGGGGAAAGGGTTTTAGATGCCTGTGCTGCCCCCGGAGGCAAAAGTACTCACATTGCCGAAACGATGAACGGCAAAGGGGAAGTGGAAAGTCTCGACATTCACAAACATAAAGTATCTCTCATTGAAGAACAGGCAGGACGTCTGGATCTTAACAACATCAAAGCAAGAGTAATGGATGCCAGAGAGGCAAAAGACCATTTTGAACATGAGAGTTTTGACCGTATTCTGGTGGATGCACCGTGTTCCGGTCTAGGTGTCATTAAACGAAAACCGGATTTAAAGTGGACGAAAACACAGGAAGATGTGAAGAGACTTGCTTCAATTCAGGCTGATATTCTAAGAAATGTCTGGCCATTGTTAAAGCAGGGAGGCACGCTTGTTTACAGTACCTGTACCATCGATCGTGAAGAAAATGACAACGTCATAGAAGATTTCCTGAAAGGGGAGTCTTATGCCAATGGGGATCACAACCTCTATTCCCGACTGCCGGAGAATGTCCAAAAGCAAATGACTGAAAAGGATAAAGTTCAGATTTTCCCGGGGGATTTTGATACAGACGGCTTTTTTATCAGTGCCATTACGAAAGGTTAA
- the fmt gene encoding methionyl-tRNA formyltransferase codes for MMKIVFMGTPDFSVPVLKMLIEEGYDVAAVVTQPDRPKGRKRELTPPPVKTEAIKHGLPVIQPEKIRVEEEWKKINDLAPDLIVTAAFGQILPQGLLDVPPMGCVNVHASLLPKYRGGAPIHQAIIDGEKETGISIMYMVEALDAGDVLSRRAIPIKKDDHTGSMFEKLSTLGAALLKETLPEIEKGSIQAQPQDEAFVTYAPNITKEMERIDWEAPAENIYNLVRGLHPWPVAYTTLEGSRLKVWWTELLDKVFDEKPGTIVHVDESGVTVVAGDQKGVKLTDLQPSGKKRMDAKTFYHGAGNKLETGIVLGGNHE; via the coding sequence ATAATGAAAATCGTATTTATGGGTACACCGGACTTCTCTGTTCCGGTTCTTAAAATGTTAATAGAAGAAGGGTATGACGTAGCAGCAGTTGTTACTCAGCCCGACCGTCCAAAAGGGAGAAAGCGGGAACTTACACCTCCTCCTGTTAAAACAGAAGCGATAAAGCACGGCCTTCCAGTCATTCAGCCTGAAAAAATAAGAGTTGAAGAAGAATGGAAGAAAATCAACGACCTGGCACCTGATCTGATTGTCACAGCTGCATTCGGCCAGATTCTGCCTCAGGGGCTTCTTGATGTTCCGCCTATGGGCTGTGTGAATGTTCATGCCTCCCTTCTTCCTAAATACAGAGGAGGCGCCCCGATTCATCAGGCCATCATCGACGGTGAAAAGGAAACCGGCATATCAATTATGTACATGGTAGAAGCCCTCGACGCCGGCGATGTTCTCTCCCGGCGGGCGATTCCAATTAAAAAAGATGACCATACAGGGTCAATGTTTGAGAAGCTGAGCACTCTTGGTGCAGCGCTTCTGAAAGAAACCCTTCCTGAAATCGAGAAAGGATCCATTCAGGCTCAGCCACAGGATGAGGCGTTTGTAACGTACGCTCCCAATATTACAAAGGAAATGGAGCGCATCGACTGGGAAGCACCTGCCGAGAACATTTATAACCTTGTTAGAGGGTTGCATCCGTGGCCGGTTGCCTATACGACGCTGGAAGGCAGCCGTTTGAAAGTATGGTGGACCGAGCTTTTGGATAAGGTGTTTGATGAGAAGCCCGGTACGATCGTTCATGTGGACGAGTCTGGTGTAACCGTTGTGGCAGGAGATCAAAAAGGTGTTAAACTGACTGATCTTCAGCCTTCCGGCAAAAAGCGTATGGACGCAAAAACGTTCTACCACGGTGCAGGAAACAAACTTGAGACAGGGATTGTTTTAGGAGGAAACCATGAGTAA